CGGTGTATGTCGAGCTGGATGCCATTATTGAAAAGCTGATTGCCCAGCGCACTCCAGCGGTGCAGCAGGAGCTCTTTGAGCAGTATCGTGTCACCGTGCAGCGCATGGTACCCCTCTCCGACGCCATGGGCGCCACGATGCAGGCCATGGTGGACAATAACATTGTGGTAACCAACAACGCTGCTCGCGATGCCGTTGAACATGGGCTTTTCCTGGAGCGATTCATTCTGCTGGTCGTCCTGACGGTCATCCTGGTGGCTTTGATCCTGGCGGGCTACATTATTCAGTCATCAAATCGCATAATCGTCAACGCCATTCGCGCCATATCCGATGCCAACAACCAGGTTGTCAGCGCTTCTGATCAGATCGCCTCGGCGTCCAGCTCCCTGGCCGAAGGGGCCTCTGAGCAGGCGAACAGTGTGGAGGAAGTGACTGCGACCACCGAAGAGGCTACATCCATCAACAATCAGAACGCCGAAAACATCCGCGAGGCTGACCAGCTGGCAAACCAGGCTACCGGTGCCGCAAATCTCGGTTATGAAAAGATTCAGATGCTCATGGCATCCATGGAAGAGGTCAGTGCTTCATCGGAGCGCATATCTCACATCATCAAGACCATCGACGAAATCGCCTTCCAGACAAATCTGCTGGCCCTGAATGCTGCTGTCGAAGCTGCCCGTGCAGGCGAGCACGGTCTGGGATTCGCCGTGGTGGCCGAAGAAGTAAAGAGCCTTGCCCAGCGCAGCGCCAATGCCGCCCGTGAAACTGCTGAGATCATCCAGCGCACCATCAGCCAGATACGCCAGGGCAATCACATGGCGGAGGAAACCAACACCGCTTTTGACGAAATACGCCAGCAGATCAAAAAAACCTCTGAGCTCATCAGCGAAATAACCGTATCGGTCAAAGAGCAGTCCGAGGGCATGAACCAGATTGCCACGGCAATGAGCCAGATCGACAAGGTCACCCAACAGAACGCTGCCAGTTCCGAGGAAGCCGCCGCCGGTGCCGAGCAACTGAATGCTCAGGCCGTAGCCATGCTGCAGAGCGTCGCGGAAGTTGCGGCGTTCGTCGGCTACTCCATGGGGAGTGCCTCAGCTCACCGCGCCCAGAGCAGTGGCACCCGGAAAAACCCTGTCCGCCAGCTTGCTCCGGCTTTTGCGCCCTCCGCCGCAAAGCCTGCCGAGCAAAAGGGAAAGGCCATATCCCAGCGCCAGCGCAATAACAGCCGCGATGAAATATATCCGCTGGACGACGAAGACCTCAGGGAGTTCTAACAGGCTGCTGAAAAACCCCCACCACTTTTTTTATCAGCGCAGTGGCTGAAGCCGCTGGCAGCTCCTTTCATTCCGAGGGAATATGGAATTTACGGCCTTTCTCCATGGCACAATATTTCTGATTTTCGCCGCCATCGCCCTCTGCCTGCATTTTTCGCGGGCAGGGCAGTTCTGGGCGTGGATCAGCGTTTTTGCCGCGCTCCATGGCACCGCCATATGGTTGCGGCTCATGGCCGAAGGGTTCGCCTTCACGGCACTTGAGCCCATACCCGTCCTGCTGCACGTCACAGCACTTTTCGCCCTCTTTGAGGCGGCGGTGAAGTGCCGAAACCAATTTCGGCGCTGGTGGCGCGTGGCCATGATCGCGGCGGCGGCTCTTGTGACCCTTGTACTGATGGTAGCCACTTCAGCAACCGCGATGAACTCGCCCATGCTTCTGGCTATGTGAACCAGTTCCTCGATCGCGTCCACGACATTGTGGTCGGCGTGCGCATGTCAGCCCATGGGGTGGCATCCGCCAGCGAGCAGCTCAGCAGCTCCTCCAGCCAGATGAGCGCCGCCATAAATTCCCAGGCGGAAGGCATCTCCCAGATCGCCACCGCGACACTGGAAATGACCCAGACCGTCAATGAGGTTACGCGAAATATCTCTTCCATTCAGGAAAGCTCCCATCAGGCCCTTGATCAGGCCCGCCAGGGAGGGAAGCTTGTCCAGCTCTCCACCCGTGAAATGGAAGCCATCGCCCGCGAGGCAGCCGAGGCCACGCGTTCCGCCCAATCCCTTGAGGAGAAAGCCGCACGGGTTGAGGAGGTCATTCAGGTCATTAACGACATCGCCGACCAGACCAACCTGCTGGCCCTCAATGCCGCCATAGAGGCCGCCCGCGCCGGTGACGCCGGCAGAGGCTTTGCGGTGGTGGCCGATGAAGTTCGCAAACTGGCCGAGCGCAGCACGGAATCCACCCAGGAGATCATCAGCATTGTGCAGAGTATTCAGGGGGGCGTTGACCAGGTCACAGGTGCCATGTCTTCGGTAAACGAGAAGACCCAGAAGGGCAATGAGCTTTCCCAGCAGGCCAACAGTGCCTTCGTGGAAATCCTCGGAGGAATGGAAAGCCTGCAGGAGCTGATTGAGCAGAACGTGGCTGCCATGGAGGAGATGTCAACCACGGCCGACCATATCAGCAGTGATATTCAGACGATTTCAGCTGCCGCCGAAGAATCCGCCCAGGCTTCAGAGGAAGTCGGGCACGCCTCTTCTGATCTGGCACGGCTGGCTGCTGATGTACAGGATCGCCTGAGTGCCTTCCATACGGAAGACGCGGAACTGTCGGCCCAGCTGCCCGGCTTGCCGCCGGCGCGGCGATGAAAGGACGGGAGTGAAGTTGACACGCGAATCAGGGTACCATATAGCCCAGGTCTTTGATGCTGACCACGGCGTCATTGCCGATTTTTCCGCGCAGGCGGTAGACGAGGGTGCGCAGGCTTCCGGGGGCCATGCCCCCTTCATCCTCAAGGTGAATGCAGATATCGGGGGCGTTGATGACCTGGGCGCGACGACGCAGCAGGTAGTCGAGCAGCAGTTTCTCATTGCGGGTCAGGATGCTGGTTCTGCCTTCGAAAAGTGCCTCACCGGTCACACTGTTATAACTGGCACCGCTTTTCAGGGTGGTAACCAGCCGGCCACGTTGATTCATCTCCTCGACACAGCGGCGCAGGGTCTCCTTGAGCTGCGACATGTTGACTGGCTTGACCAGGTACTCCATGAGCCGCAGTCGCACAGCTGCCGAGACATTCTCAAAATCGCTGTAGGCGGTCAGGATGATGATGGGGAGATCGGGATCATCGCGACGGATCTCGGCGGCAACCTCCAGTCCGCTGAACTGAGGCATCATGAGATCCAGGATGGCGACATCAACACAGTGGCGGGCGTACAGATCCAGGGCCTCACGGCCATCAGTGGCAGTGATGGCCTCGCCAAAGAAAAGCTGCAGCGTTTTCTGCAAAGACGCGCGGGCCATGGCATCGTCCTCGGCAATCAGTACCGTCATTTCTTTGAGTGGCGCCAGACTCGCCTGAAACATGCCAAGCTCCTTCGGAAACTGGTGATGGATAATCGT
This portion of the Desulfurispirillum indicum S5 genome encodes:
- a CDS encoding methyl-accepting chemotaxis protein, whose amino-acid sequence is MSRTGSSTMKLRTRIILLTALLMAGIIIVGISGYRGIDNLSMRTQNIGEVRIPGMIALANLNTERMVIRAQTLDVMQHERNFQAQGQFQDIFRQRQASWKNIDANWQTVANLPRQSEAGRRAWTELQQQYQAWRAVYVELDAIIEKLIAQRTPAVQQELFEQYRVTVQRMVPLSDAMGATMQAMVDNNIVVTNNAARDAVEHGLFLERFILLVVLTVILVALILAGYIIQSSNRIIVNAIRAISDANNQVVSASDQIASASSSLAEGASEQANSVEEVTATTEEATSINNQNAENIREADQLANQATGAANLGYEKIQMLMASMEEVSASSERISHIIKTIDEIAFQTNLLALNAAVEAARAGEHGLGFAVVAEEVKSLAQRSANAARETAEIIQRTISQIRQGNHMAEETNTAFDEIRQQIKKTSELISEITVSVKEQSEGMNQIATAMSQIDKVTQQNAASSEEAAAGAEQLNAQAVAMLQSVAEVAAFVGYSMGSASAHRAQSSGTRKNPVRQLAPAFAPSAAKPAEQKGKAISQRQRNNSRDEIYPLDDEDLREF
- a CDS encoding methyl-accepting chemotaxis protein; the encoded protein is MNQFLDRVHDIVVGVRMSAHGVASASEQLSSSSSQMSAAINSQAEGISQIATATLEMTQTVNEVTRNISSIQESSHQALDQARQGGKLVQLSTREMEAIAREAAEATRSAQSLEEKAARVEEVIQVINDIADQTNLLALNAAIEAARAGDAGRGFAVVADEVRKLAERSTESTQEIISIVQSIQGGVDQVTGAMSSVNEKTQKGNELSQQANSAFVEILGGMESLQELIEQNVAAMEEMSTTADHISSDIQTISAAAEESAQASEEVGHASSDLARLAADVQDRLSAFHTEDAELSAQLPGLPPARR
- a CDS encoding response regulator codes for the protein MFQASLAPLKEMTVLIAEDDAMARASLQKTLQLFFGEAITATDGREALDLYARHCVDVAILDLMMPQFSGLEVAAEIRRDDPDLPIIILTAYSDFENVSAAVRLRLMEYLVKPVNMSQLKETLRRCVEEMNQRGRLVTTLKSGASYNSVTGEALFEGRTSILTRNEKLLLDYLLRRRAQVINAPDICIHLEDEGGMAPGSLRTLVYRLRGKIGNDAVVSIKDLGYMVP